The following proteins are encoded in a genomic region of Glycine soja cultivar W05 chromosome 17, ASM419377v2, whole genome shotgun sequence:
- the LOC114392101 gene encoding uncharacterized protein LOC114392101, with the protein MSASGGAAISGGSRNRNRHLGENRFYSPPPLRKHKEKQEQQRSSLSRASSENRPGSSSDCSISSRATSDMSNLDRLLEHITPLVPAQYFPKTNSRRWKSREAELHPYFVLGDLWESFKEWSAYGAGVPIVLHGNESVTQYYNVSLSAIQLYIDPSKPSTRLRKPSQESDSESARETSSDSSSGYCHERGAKSVHGSRNHLNVLDASNHSLERVSQGKPLMGSSSDETESCNPPGQLIFEYFEHETPYNREPLANKISDLERQFPELKTYWSCDLSPASWVSFAWYPIYRIPTGPTLQSLSACFLTFHSLSTALQSSNTDGLHNHYSRGRDISKLSLPIFGLASHKFKVSIWDPDGVSECQKANSLSRAAENWLRLLRVNHPDYNYFMSHYAYVR; encoded by the exons ATGTCGGCCAGTGGTGGCGCCGCCATCTCCGGCGGAAGCCGCAACCGCAATCGGCATCTCGGCGAGAACCGCTTCTACAGTCCGCCGCCGCTGAGGAAACACAAAGAGAAGCAGGAACAGCAGCGGTCGTCACTGTCGAGAGCTTCCTCGGAGAATAGGCCCGGTTCCTCTTCCGATTGTTCAATTTCTTCGCGCGCCACATCGGACATGTCCAATTTGGATCGGTTGTTGGAGCACATCACGCCCCTTGTTCCCGCCCAATATTTTCCCAAG ACGAACTCGAGGAGGTGGAAATCGAGGGAAGCGGAATTGCATCCTTACTTTGTGCTTGGGGACTTGTGGGAGTCTTTTAAGGAATGGAGTGCTTATGGGGCAGGTGTTCCTATAGTGTTGCATGGGAATGAATCCGTGACTCAATATTATAACGTCTCCTTGTCTGCCATTCAGCTATATATCGATCCGTCAAAGCCCTCCACACGACTAAG GAAACCCAGTCAAGAAAGTGACTCTGAATCAGCTAGAGAGACAAGCAGTGATAGCAGCAGTGGCTATTGTCATGAAAGAGGAGCTAAGAGTGTTCATGGCAGTAGGAATCATCTTAATGTTTTGGATGCTAGCAATCATTCTTTGGAAAGGGTCTCACAAGGAAAACCTTTAATGGGTTCATCAAGTGATGAGACTGAGAGCTGCAACCCTCCTGGGCAGCTTATTTTTGAATACTTTGAGCATGAGACACCTTATAATCGTGAACCATTGGCAAATAAG ATTTCTGATCTTGAACGGCAATTTCCAGAGTTGAAAACATACTGGAGCTGTGATCTTTCCCCTGCAAGTTGGGTTTCATTTGCTTG GTACCCAATATACAGAATACCTACTGGTCCAACATTACAAAGCTTGAGTGCCTGCTTCTTGACCTTTCATTCCCTGTCAACAGCTTTGCAGA gTTCAAATACTGATGGGCTACATAATCATTATTCAAGAGGTAGGGACATATCCAAGCTATCACTACCAATCTTTGGGCTTGCCTCTCACAAATTCAAAGTTTCTATCTGGGATCCTGATGGGGTTTCTGAATGTCAGAAAGCCAATTCTCTGTCGCGGGCTGCTGAAAACTGGCTTAGGCTATTGCGAGTCAATCATCCTGATTACAATTACTTTATGTCTCATTATGCATATGTGAGATGA
- the LOC114393174 gene encoding two-component response regulator ARR2-like → MNLSNGKGSMSTLTASVVMKSGDAVSDQFPAGLRVLVVDDDPTCLMILEKMLRTCLYEVTKCNRAETALSLLRENKNGFDIVISDVHMPDMDGFKLLEHIGLEMDLPVIMMSADDGKSVVMKGVTHGACDYLIKPVRIEALKNIWQHVVRKRKNEWKDAEQSGSAEEGDRHPKASDEADYSSSANEGSWRNSKKRRDEEEEAEDRDDTSTLKKPRVVWSVELHQQFVAAVDQLGIDKAVPKKILELMNVPGLTRENVASHLQKYRLYLRRLSGVSQHQNNLNNSFLGPQEATFGTISSINGIDLQTLAVAGQLPAQSLATLQAAGLGRSTAKAGVPIPLMDQRNLFSFENPRLRFGEGQPQHLSTSKPMNLLHGIPTNMEPKQLANLHQSTQSIGGLNMRVNASATQGNPILMQMAQSQPRGQMLSENTGPRVPRLPSSLGQPTVSNGISNGLLGRNGIAGNNRGPAYNPVPPSSSLLSFPMNQTSEMSVNNSFPIGTTPGISSITTKGSFQEEVTSGIKGSSGFPSYDIFNELHHQKSHDLEITNPGLTYNASHHVNPLQGNIDVAPSVLVHQGFSSTQQTGQSRDGALIGKAMFSMGEGLEQNNLQNANFNPLLVDNSIRIKAERIPDASSQTNLFPEHYGQEDLMTALLKQQEGMGPAENEFEFDGYSLDNIPV, encoded by the exons ATGAATCTCAGCAACGGAAAGGGATCCATGTCAACGCTTACTGCAAGCGTCGTTATGAAATCCGGCGACGCCGTCTCCGACCAGTTTCCGGCGGGTCTCCGGGTTCTCGTGGTGGACGATGACCCCACGTGTCTCATGATTCTTGAGAAGATGCTCCGCACGTGCCTCTACGAAG TTACCAAATGCAATCGAGCAGAAACTGCTCTCTCACTGCTTAGAGAGAACAAAAATGGGTTTGACATTGTTATAAGCGATGTGCATATGCCGGACATGGATGGATTTAAACTTTTGGAGCACATTGGGTTAGAGATGGACCTTCCTGTTATCA TGATGTCTGCGGATGATGGTAAAAGTGTTGTTATGAAGGGCGTGACTCATGGTGCTTGTGATTACTTAATTAAGCCTGTTCGCATTGAGgctttgaagaacatatggCAGCACGTGGTTCGGAAGAGGAAGAATGAGTGGAAAGATGCCGAGCAATCAGGCAGTGCCGAAGAAGGAGATCGCCATCCAAAGGCTTCTGATGAAGCAGATTACTCTTCATCGGCGAATGAAGGCAGTTGGAGAAACTCCAAGAAGAGAAGGGATGAGGAAGAGGAGGCAGAGGATAGGGATGACACATCCACGTTAAAGAAGCCGCGGGTTGTTTGGTCTGTGGAGCTCCATCAACAGTTTGTGGCTGCTGTGGATCAACTGGGAATTGACA AGGCTGTTCCTAAAAAAATTCTGGAATTGATGAATGTTCCTGGGCTCACTAGAGAAAATGTTGCCAGCCACCTGCAG AAATACCGATTGTATCTTCGAAGGTTGAGTGGAGTGTCTCAGCACCAGAATAACTTGAACAACTCCTTTCTCGGCCCCCAAGAGGCAACATTTGGGACAATTTCTTCAATTAATGGGATTGATCTTCAAACTCTTGCAGTCGCTGGCCAGCTCCCAGCACAAAGTCTAGCCACACTTCAAGCAGCAGGACTTGGTAGGTCGACTGCAAAAGCTGGTGTACCTATTCCTCTCATGGATCAAAGAAATCTTTTCAGTTTTGAAAACCCAAGGTTAAGATTTGGAGAAGGCCAGCCACAACATTTAAGCACTAGTAAACCAATGAACTTGTTGCATGGAATCCCTACCAACATGGAACCAAAGCAGCTTGCCAATTTGCACCAGTCTACCCAATCCATTGGCGGCTTGAATATGCGAGTCAATGCTTCTGCTACACAAGGCAACCCCATATTGATGCAGATGGCACAATCCCAACCTAGAGGTCAGATGCTTAGTGAAAATACTGGTCCTCGTGTTCCAAGACTTCCATCATCTTTGGGGCAGCCTACTGTATCAAATGGAATTTCTAATGGTCTTCTGGGCAGAAATGGGATTGCGGGTAATAACAGAGGACCTGCATATAATCCTGTTCCACCGAGCTCTTCATTGTTGAGTTTTCCTATGAATCAAACCTCTGAAATGTCTGTCAACAATAGTTTCCCAATTGGAACCACCCCAGGTATATCAAGTATCACAACAAAAGGCTCTTTTCAAGAAGAAGTTACATCAGGAATTAAAGGATCCAGTGGGTTTCCAagttatgatatttttaatgaacTGCATCATCAGAAGTCCCATGATTTGGAGATAACAAACCCAGGCTTGACATACAATGCCTCCCATCATGTAAACCCTTTACAAGGTAACATTGATGTTGCACCATCAGTTTTAGTGCATCAAGGGTTTTCTTCTACACAACAGACCGGCCAAAGCAGAGATGGCGCTTTGATTGGAAAAGCTATGTTCTCCATGGGAGAAGGCTTGGAACAAAATAACCTCCAAAATGCTAACTTCAATCCACTTCTTGTTGACAATTCAATAAGGATCAAGGCTGAAAGAATTCCTGATGCAAGCTCCCAGACTAATCTCTTCCCTGAGCATTATGGGCAGGAGGATCTGATGACTGCACTTCTAAAACAG CAAGAAGGCATGGGACCAGCTGAgaatgagtttgaatttgatggaTATTCTCTAGACAACATTCCTGTCTAG
- the LOC114393453 gene encoding COBRA-like protein 7: protein MLLRSHCCYLGIIAGLAVFLATTSFADAQSCNGILVSYAYTGGLRLPPNVSDSAKQPYRFESTVTVLNNGLDELKSWKVFVGFDHDELLVSASNAVLADGTTLPAAVGNGTVFAGFPMTDLKTAVETAGDLTQMQAQIELVGTVFGVAPPSVPMPKSINLANDGFLCRKSTAQGKNASSVCCTRDPKFKTNITTDEEFLPRQSGDLTIMYDVIRTYDSNYWAEVTVANHNPLGRLDNWRLSWDWMNDEFIYSMKGAYPSVVDASDCLFGKQGTFYRDLDFALVLNCERRPTIIDLPPTKFNDSDLGKIPFCCRNGTILPPSMDPSMSASRFQMQVFKMPPALNRSQLSPPQNWKISGTLNPDYECGPPVRVSPTENPDPSGLPSNKTVMASWQVVCNITTAKRTSSKCCVSFSSYYNDSVIPCKTCACGCPKNTERTCSTSAPAMWLPPEALLVPFVNRTAKAVAWASLKHLRVPNPLPCSDNCGVSINWHLYTDYTKGWSARVTLFNWGDTNFADWFAAVQMDKAASGFEKMYSFNATLLDGVNNTIIMQGLPGLNYLVAEADGADPLRDPRVPGKQQSVISFTKKTTPGINVARGDGFPTKVFFNGEECSLPSVYPSSSGFRNGFSLATSLLLTLLMILLMR, encoded by the exons ATGCTCCTCCGAAGCCACTGTTGCTACCTCGGCATAATCGCCGGGCTAGCAGTGTTCCTCGCAACGACGTCGTTCGCCGACGCGCAATCCTGCAACGGCATCCTCGTCTCATACGCCTACACCGGCGGCCTGCGGTTGCCGCCCAACGTCTCCGACTCGGCTAAGCAGCCGTACCGGTTCGAGTCGACGGTGACGGTTCTCAACAACGGCCTCGACGAGCTCAAGTCGTGGAAGGTCTTCGTTGGGTTCGACCACGACGAGTTGTTGGTCTCCGCCTCCAATGCTGTGCTCGCCGACGGCACCACCCTCCCCGCCGCCGTCGGAAACGGCACCGTCTTCGCCGGTTTCCCCATGACTGATCTCAAGACCGCCGTCGAAACCGCCGGCGACTTGACCCAGATGCAGGCTCAGATCGAACTCGTCGGCACCGTGTTCGGGGTGGCGCCGCCCAGTGTTCCGATGCCGAAATCCATCAACCTCGCCAATGATGGTTTCCTCTGTCGCAAATCCACCGCTCAAG GGAAGAATGCGAGTAGTGTGTGTTGCACGAGAGATCCCAAGTTCAAAACTAACATTACTACGGATGAAGAGTTTCTGCCACGTCAGAGTGGTGATCTTACCATTATGTATGATGTGATCAGAACTTATGATTCAAATTACTGGGCTGAGGTTACCGTTGCAAACCATAACCCACTTGGGAGGCTTGATAACTGGAGGTTGAGCTGGGACTGGATGAATGATGAGTTTATATATTCAATGAAAGGGGCTTATCCTTCGGTTGTGGATGCTTCTGATTGTCTCTTTGGTAAGCAAGGAACTTTCTATAGGGATCTTGACTTTGCCcttgtgttgaattgtgagagaAGGCCAACCATAATTGATCTCCCTCCCACCAAGTTCAATGATTCCGACCTTGGGAAGATTCCCTTTTGTTGCCGGAATGGTACTATTTTGCCTCCGTCCATGGATCCTAGCATGTCTGCTTCGAGATTCCAAATGCAGGTCTTCAAGATGCCGCCGGCGCTTAACCGATCCCAGCTTTCGCCACCGCAGAACTGGAAGATAAGTGGCACACTCAACCCTGACTATGAATGTGGCCCTCCAGTAAGAGTGAGTCCTACCGAAAATCCTGACCCGTCCGGCTTACCTTCAAACAAAACTGTGATGGCCAGTTGGCAGGTTGTGTGCAACATAACAACAGCCAAGAGAACATCAAGTAAATGCTGTGTCTCGTTTTCATCTTATTACAATGATTCAGTTATTCCATGCAAAACATGTGCTTGTGGATGCCCCAAGAACACAGAGAGAACATGTAGTACTAGTGCTCCAGCTATGTGGCTTCCACCAGAGGCACTTCTTGTTCCCTTTGTGAACCGAACTGCCAAGGCTGTTGCTTGGGCAAGTCTGAAACATCTCCGGGTGCCAAACCCATTGCCGTGTAGCGATAACTGTGGTGTGAGCATCAATTGGCATTTGTACACAGACTACACTAAAGGATGGAGTGCAAGGGTGACACTTTTTAACTGGGGTGACACTAATTTTGCAGACTGGTTTGCCGCAGTACAAATGGACAAAGCAGCTTCGGGTTTTGAGAAAATGTATTCATTCAATGCAACTCTTCTAGATGGTGTAAACAATACAATAATCATGCAAGGTTTGCCAGGATTGAACTACCTTGTAGCAGAAGCAGATGGAGCTGACCCTTTGAGAGATCCTAGGGTGCCTGGTAAACAACAATCAGTTATCTCATTTACAAAGAAAACTACTCCTGGAATCAACGTAGCTCGTGGAGATGGGTTTCCCACTAAGGTATTTTTCAATGGCGAAGAATGTTCTCTTCCTTCAGTGTATCCAAGCAGTAGTGGTTTCAGGAATGGTTTTTCATTGGCTACTTCCTTGCTTCTAACACTGTTGATGATCCTCTTGATGCGGTAA
- the LOC114392973 gene encoding neural Wiskott-Aldrich syndrome protein-like, which produces MRLCLCLTLLLVLASVAMGEEDADHNKHSLKAKSHAQIQCTMCSSCNNPCNQVPSPPPPSPSSNNCPPPPSPPSSGGGGEGAPYYYSPPPPSQYTYSSPPPPASTGGGMYYYTPPSNRNYPRPPPPNPIVPYFPFYYYSPLPPGSTAAPPPSTASSILCALAFSSFLLLLL; this is translated from the coding sequence ATGAGGTTGTGTCTGTGTTTAACGTTGTTGCTGGTTCTGGCTAGTGTGGCAATGGGAGAAGAAGATGCAGATCATAATAAGCACTCCCTAAAAGCCAAGTCACACGCGCAGATCCAGTGCACAATGTGTTCCTCTTGTAACAACCCTTGCAACCAAGTTCcatctccaccaccaccatctccTTCCTCCAACAACTGTCCTCCACCACCCTCTCCTCCTTCCTCCGGCGGCGGAGGCGAAGGAGCTCCGTACTATTACTCCCCGCCTCCACCCTCTCAGTATACCTACTCCTCACCACCTCCTCCCGCATCCACCGGCGGAGGAATGTACTACTACACTCCTCCCAGCAACAGAAACTACCCAAGACCGCCGCCGCCTAACCCGATTGTGCCGTATTTTCCGTTCTACTACTACAGCCCTCTGCCGCCCGGGTCCACTGCAGCTCCTCCGCCCTCCACGGCCTCCTCGATTCTCTGTGCACTTGCTTTCTCATCTTTTCTATTGTTGTTGCTTTGA